The Polymorphobacter megasporae genome window below encodes:
- a CDS encoding cell wall hydrolase codes for MTFRFPILARLAALAVAVTLLPAAGQFPVAALALAPIVATTVETTQPAADITTADNTTANSTANVPQIAESDAAAEPRPAQLATLVARTMDTQPTAYGDRECLARAVYFEARGEPLEGQLAVAQVILNRVASGKFADSVCGVIAQHGQFSFDKSRTPAASRDWQTAKAIAAIAATAAWDVVAPRAVSFHATRINASWSNLHKVSTIGNHVFYR; via the coding sequence ATGACCTTCAGGTTCCCGATTCTCGCCCGTCTGGCCGCTTTGGCCGTCGCGGTGACACTTCTTCCGGCCGCGGGGCAATTCCCCGTTGCCGCTCTCGCGCTGGCCCCGATCGTCGCCACGACCGTCGAAACCACTCAGCCAGCCGCCGACATCACGACAGCCGACAACACGACCGCCAATTCGACGGCCAACGTCCCCCAGATCGCCGAGAGCGATGCCGCCGCCGAGCCACGCCCGGCGCAGCTTGCCACTCTCGTCGCCCGCACGATGGACACCCAGCCGACCGCCTACGGCGATCGCGAGTGCCTTGCCCGCGCCGTCTATTTCGAAGCCCGCGGTGAGCCGCTCGAAGGGCAGCTCGCCGTCGCCCAGGTGATCCTCAACCGCGTCGCGTCGGGCAAGTTCGCCGACAGCGTCTGCGGCGTCATCGCCCAGCACGGCCAGTTCAGCTTCGACAAGAGCCGCACCCCCGCCGCGTCGCGTGACTGGCAGACCGCCAAGGCGATCGCTGCGATCGCTGCCACCGCGGCCTGGGACGTCGTCGCCCCGCGCGCCGTGTCGTTTCATGCGACCCGGATCAACGCTAGCTGGTCGAACCTCCACAAGGTCAGCACGATCGGCAACCACGTCTTCTACCGCTAA
- a CDS encoding DUF1491 family protein encodes MSEPRLSAGTWTSALLRRVDAAGDFATVVHRGDAVAGSVVLIHRDRSGSVRALSRALGESGSYVWRTAATGDSVDSWVSRQRGFDPDLWVIELDTPDPARFIDETID; translated from the coding sequence GTGAGTGAGCCCCGCCTGTCGGCGGGGACGTGGACCAGCGCATTGCTCCGGCGGGTCGACGCCGCCGGGGATTTCGCCACCGTGGTCCACCGTGGCGACGCCGTTGCCGGCAGCGTCGTCCTGATTCACCGCGATCGATCGGGGAGCGTTCGTGCGCTGTCGCGCGCGCTCGGCGAGTCGGGATCGTACGTCTGGCGTACCGCGGCAACCGGCGACTCGGTCGACTCCTGGGTCTCCCGGCAGCGCGGCTTCGACCCCGATCTTTGGGTAATTGAACTGGACACCCCTGATCCGGCACGGTTCATCGACGAAACAATCGACTGA
- a CDS encoding MmcB family DNA repair protein: MASVPELAPDSQIAPDSDRATSCTAQDVARGVSRLLWHAGIAPLTEVPLGNGRRADVVGLGSDGLITLVEIKVSLADLRGDAKWPEYLDYCDRYYWAVPPGFPLGDFDSEWFQPARAGLIIADRWDAAIVRPAAWVRLNAARRKAETLRFARRGAQRLLWLGDPGADEGLRLP; this comes from the coding sequence ATGGCCAGCGTTCCCGAACTCGCCCCCGACAGTCAGATTGCCCCCGATAGTGATCGCGCAACGTCCTGCACCGCGCAGGACGTCGCGCGCGGCGTTTCGCGGCTGTTGTGGCATGCAGGGATCGCCCCCTTGACCGAAGTGCCGCTCGGCAACGGGCGGCGCGCCGACGTCGTCGGACTCGGCAGCGACGGTTTGATCACGCTCGTCGAGATCAAGGTTTCGCTCGCCGATCTGCGCGGCGACGCGAAATGGCCCGAATACCTCGATTATTGCGACCGCTATTACTGGGCGGTGCCGCCCGGTTTCCCCCTCGGTGATTTCGACAGCGAGTGGTTCCAGCCCGCACGCGCCGGACTCATCATCGCCGACCGGTGGGATGCGGCGATCGTCCGGCCAGCCGCGTGGGTCCGGTTGAACGCGGCGCGGCGCAAGGCCGAGACTCTGCGCTTTGCCCGACGCGGAGCGCAGCGGCTGTTGTGGCTCGGCGATCCGGGCGCGGACGAAGGGCTGCGCTTGCCGTGA
- the dnaQ gene encoding DNA polymerase III subunit epsilon — translation MREIVWDTETTGIMPGDGHRIVEIGAIELRGRVATGRSFHSYIDPCRMMPKDAEGVHGLSTAFLTGQPVFEAVVDDFLAFIEDSPLVAHNAVFDMEFLNWELRRARMPAIPAHRAVCTLELSRKKHPGAKHTLDALCNRYGIDLSGRSKHGALIDAELLARVYVELTGGRQIGFDLTADAVVEEAAAPRTLVAARAHAASADELARHAAFIGGLKDPVWLS, via the coding sequence ATGCGCGAGATTGTCTGGGACACCGAAACGACCGGGATCATGCCCGGGGATGGCCACCGTATCGTCGAGATCGGTGCGATCGAATTGCGCGGGCGCGTCGCCACCGGGCGCAGCTTCCATTCGTACATCGATCCCTGCCGGATGATGCCAAAGGATGCCGAGGGCGTCCACGGCCTGTCGACGGCGTTTCTGACCGGCCAGCCGGTGTTCGAGGCGGTGGTCGACGATTTCCTCGCCTTCATCGAGGATTCGCCGCTTGTGGCGCACAACGCCGTGTTCGACATGGAATTCCTCAACTGGGAGCTGCGCCGCGCGCGAATGCCGGCGATCCCGGCGCATCGGGCGGTGTGTACGCTCGAATTGTCGCGCAAGAAGCATCCGGGGGCGAAGCATACCCTCGACGCTCTGTGCAATCGCTACGGCATCGACCTGTCGGGACGGTCGAAGCACGGCGCGCTGATCGATGCCGAACTGCTCGCGCGGGTCTATGTCGAATTGACCGGCGGGCGGCAGATCGGGTTCGACCTCACCGCCGATGCGGTCGTCGAGGAAGCCGCGGCGCCACGGACATTAGTCGCGGCGCGCGCGCATGCGGCATCCGCCGACGAACTCGCCCGCCACGCCGCGTTCATCGGGGGACTTAAGGACCCGGTCTGGTTGTCGTAG
- the aroE gene encoding shikimate dehydrogenase yields the protein MSFASAGVIGWPVAHSKSPLIHRFWLAKLGIDADYGRFPVAPEHLGTAIDALPALGLSGVNVTAPHKVEVMRFLDRVDPRAARVGAVNTVVVEGDTRSGYNSDIDGVTEALRGIDLSGSVIVVIGTGGAARAAFAALSGTRHREILVVSRNPRLAAETAREFDIVATGVPIESIGSCFALADLIVNASPRGMHGQPELYENVQSTLTHPFTVVFDMVYAPLETALLAAARARGLRTIDGLQMLVGQAAAAFELFYGAPAPRDHDAELRALLIA from the coding sequence GTGAGCTTTGCCTCTGCGGGGGTCATCGGCTGGCCGGTCGCGCACTCGAAGTCCCCGCTGATCCATCGCTTCTGGCTGGCAAAGCTGGGGATCGACGCGGATTACGGGCGCTTCCCGGTCGCACCCGAACATCTCGGCACGGCGATCGACGCGTTGCCGGCGCTGGGCTTGTCCGGGGTCAATGTAACTGCGCCGCACAAGGTCGAGGTGATGCGTTTTCTCGACCGGGTCGATCCGCGAGCGGCGCGGGTCGGGGCGGTCAATACCGTCGTGGTCGAGGGCGACACGCGAAGCGGCTATAACAGCGACATTGATGGCGTCACTGAGGCGCTGCGCGGGATCGATCTGTCGGGATCGGTGATCGTCGTCATCGGGACCGGCGGTGCAGCGCGCGCAGCATTCGCGGCGCTGTCAGGCACCCGCCATCGCGAAATCTTAGTCGTCAGCCGCAATCCGAGGCTGGCGGCGGAAACCGCGCGAGAGTTCGACATCGTCGCGACTGGAGTTCCGATAGAGAGTATTGGCAGCTGTTTTGCCCTTGCTGACCTAATTGTTAACGCGTCTCCCCGTGGCATGCACGGACAGCCTGAATTGTACGAAAATGTACAGAGTACACTTACGCACCCCTTTACGGTTGTTTTCGATATGGTCTACGCTCCGCTCGAAACCGCGCTTCTCGCGGCCGCCCGCGCCCGCGGGTTGCGTACCATCGACGGTCTCCAGATGCTGGTCGGACAAGCTGCCGCCGCGTTCGAGCTGTTCTATGGTGCCCCCGCCCCCCGCGATCATGACGCGGAGCTTCGCGCGTTGCTGATCGCATGA
- the coaE gene encoding dephospho-CoA kinase (Dephospho-CoA kinase (CoaE) performs the final step in coenzyme A biosynthesis.), whose amino-acid sequence MIVLGLTGSIGMGKSTVAAMFRRLKVPVFDADAVVRELQSPGGAALGPIAAAFPGVVVDGVLDRAALGQEVFADSDRLETLEDIVHPLVAVARTRFLFRYRTRELVVLDIPLLYERGGDDDCDLVAVVSAPEDVQRDRVMARPGMTAEKFEAILAQQIPDAEKQALADIVIQNGGSTIATWRAVKEIVAGL is encoded by the coding sequence ATGATCGTCCTTGGCCTCACGGGTTCGATCGGCATGGGCAAGTCGACCGTCGCGGCGATGTTCCGCCGGTTGAAGGTGCCGGTGTTCGACGCCGATGCCGTTGTGCGTGAACTCCAGTCGCCGGGCGGTGCAGCGCTCGGCCCGATCGCCGCAGCGTTTCCTGGCGTCGTCGTCGACGGCGTCCTCGACCGTGCCGCGCTCGGGCAGGAGGTGTTCGCCGATAGCGACCGGCTCGAGACGCTCGAGGACATCGTCCACCCGCTCGTGGCGGTGGCACGCACCCGCTTCCTCTTCCGCTATCGGACCCGCGAGCTTGTCGTCCTCGACATCCCGCTGCTTTACGAGCGTGGCGGCGACGACGACTGCGACCTTGTCGCGGTCGTCTCGGCCCCCGAGGATGTGCAGCGCGATCGCGTCATGGCGCGACCCGGCATGACCGCGGAAAAGTTCGAGGCGATCCTCGCGCAGCAGATCCCCGACGCGGAAAAACAGGCGCTCGCCGATATCGTCATCCAGAACGGCGGGTCGACGATCGCGACATGGCGGGCGGTCAAGGAGATCGTCGCCGGCCTTTGA
- the hpf gene encoding ribosome hibernation-promoting factor, HPF/YfiA family, with amino-acid sequence MDIRVSGHQVDAGAAFREHVQTRLRAIADKYFSRAIGANVTLSPAPHSGFAVDIVMHVMSDLILKGRAEAQDAHAAFDGAADRIDKQLRRYMRRLKDRNGPGNARAVESQTDLDNAAYTIFAAPPEEEADDNPLIIAETRVDIPEATVSDAVMMLDLRNTTALLFKNSKSGVHNMVYRREDGSIGWVEPRV; translated from the coding sequence ATGGACATCCGCGTTTCAGGCCATCAGGTCGACGCCGGGGCCGCTTTTCGCGAGCACGTCCAGACCCGGCTGCGCGCCATCGCCGACAAGTATTTTAGCCGAGCGATCGGTGCCAACGTCACGCTGAGCCCGGCCCCGCACAGTGGCTTTGCGGTCGATATCGTCATGCACGTGATGTCCGACCTGATCCTCAAGGGCCGCGCCGAAGCGCAGGATGCGCACGCCGCGTTCGACGGCGCCGCCGACCGCATCGACAAGCAGCTCCGCCGCTACATGCGCCGCCTGAAGGACCGCAACGGTCCGGGTAACGCGCGCGCCGTCGAGAGCCAGACCGACCTCGACAACGCCGCCTACACGATCTTCGCCGCGCCGCCCGAGGAGGAAGCCGACGACAATCCGTTGATCATCGCCGAAACCCGCGTCGACATTCCCGAGGCGACGGTCAGCGATGCAGTGATGATGCTCGACCTGCGCAACACGACCGCATTGCTGTTCAAGAACAGCAAGTCGGGCGTCCACAACATGGTCTATCGGCGCGAAGACGGCAGCATCGGCTGGGTCGAGCCGAGGGTGTGA
- a CDS encoding pyruvate, water dikinase regulatory protein, which yields MARLHLHLVSDSTGETLESIVKAGLGRFEGTDTIKHFWPMVRSEGHLDRVVEEIAKRPGLVLYTLINGAVRDRLELRCDQLALPAVSVLDPIISALSQFLGQSAVTRPGRQHVMDAAYFRRVDAIHFTMAHDDGVGAEDWEEADIVIAGVSRSSKTPTSIYLANRGYKTANIPLVVESPPPASLFHLAKPLVVGLTTSPERLISIRRNRLLTLGQTADTAYVDAGLVSAEVAFARRLFADNDIPVIDVTRRSIEETAAAIINLVQARSDSANIELEGK from the coding sequence ATGGCGCGATTGCACCTCCATCTCGTGTCCGACTCGACCGGCGAGACGCTCGAATCGATCGTCAAGGCGGGACTCGGGCGGTTCGAGGGCACCGACACCATCAAGCATTTCTGGCCGATGGTCCGGTCTGAGGGGCATCTCGATCGAGTCGTCGAGGAAATTGCCAAACGGCCCGGGCTCGTCCTCTACACGCTGATCAACGGTGCAGTCCGCGACCGGCTCGAACTACGCTGCGACCAGCTGGCACTGCCGGCGGTGTCGGTGCTCGACCCGATCATCAGCGCGCTGTCGCAGTTCCTCGGCCAGTCGGCGGTGACGCGGCCGGGACGCCAGCATGTCATGGACGCGGCGTATTTCCGCCGGGTCGACGCGATCCACTTCACGATGGCGCACGACGACGGGGTCGGGGCCGAGGATTGGGAGGAAGCCGACATCGTTATCGCCGGCGTGTCGCGGTCATCGAAAACCCCAACGTCGATCTACCTCGCCAATCGCGGCTACAAGACCGCGAACATTCCGTTGGTGGTCGAATCGCCGCCACCGGCGTCGCTGTTCCACCTCGCGAAGCCCCTCGTCGTCGGGCTGACCACCTCGCCCGAACGGCTAATCTCGATCCGCCGCAACCGCTTGCTGACACTCGGCCAGACCGCCGATACTGCGTATGTCGATGCTGGACTGGTTTCCGCCGAGGTTGCCTTCGCGCGCCGTCTGTTTGCCGACAACGATATACCGGTGATCGACGTGACGCGGCGATCGATCGAGGAGACCGCGGCGGCGATCATCAATCTCGTCCAGGCGCGAAGCGACAGCGCGAATATCGAGCTCGAGGGGAAGTGA
- a CDS encoding ActR/PrrA/RegA family redox response regulator transcription factor, which yields METAALDSAVATANLPLLLVDDDAPFRQRLQLTLERKGFAVTGAGSIAEARRYASTLKPGHAVVDMRLEDGNGLDLVTELRTLRPDIRIVVLTGYGNLATAVAAVKAGAVDYLAKPADPEDIVAALTAAPGTRPEAPAEPMSADRVRWEHIQRVYELCSRNVSETARRLKMHRRTLQRILAKRSPR from the coding sequence ATGGAAACAGCAGCGCTCGACTCCGCCGTCGCGACGGCCAACTTGCCCCTTCTTCTCGTCGACGACGACGCGCCGTTCCGCCAGCGGCTGCAACTGACGCTCGAGCGCAAGGGCTTTGCCGTCACTGGCGCGGGAAGCATTGCCGAGGCACGGCGCTATGCGAGCACGCTGAAGCCGGGGCATGCCGTCGTCGACATGCGGCTCGAGGACGGCAACGGGCTCGATCTCGTCACCGAATTGCGGACGTTGCGTCCCGACATCAGGATCGTCGTGCTGACCGGTTACGGCAACCTTGCGACCGCGGTCGCAGCGGTCAAGGCCGGGGCGGTCGACTATCTCGCCAAGCCCGCCGACCCCGAGGATATCGTCGCCGCGCTGACCGCAGCGCCGGGCACCCGCCCCGAAGCACCCGCCGAGCCGATGTCCGCCGATCGGGTGCGGTGGGAGCATATCCAGCGCGTGTATGAACTCTGCAGCCGCAACGTCTCTGAGACCGCACGGCGATTGAAGATGCATCGGCGGACGCTGCAGCGGATCTTGGCGAAGCGGTCACCGCGGTAG
- a CDS encoding Maf family protein translates to MITLASTSPARAAMLTAAGVAFTAQAPLVDEDAIKEGLAAEGARADRIADALAETKAIKVSRRVRGLVLGADQVLVTADGAMLDKPGDRAGAAAQLRRLMGAEHRLIAAAVIAEDGVAVWRASDTARLTMRSLSDAFISDYLDREGDAVLGCVGTYRIEGLGAQLFTKVSGDPFVIQGLPLLAVLDYLRTRGELAA, encoded by the coding sequence GTGATCACCCTCGCATCGACGAGCCCGGCGCGCGCGGCGATGCTGACTGCGGCCGGGGTGGCATTCACCGCACAGGCTCCGCTGGTCGACGAAGATGCGATCAAGGAGGGTCTTGCCGCCGAAGGCGCGCGCGCCGACCGGATCGCCGATGCGCTCGCCGAGACCAAGGCGATCAAGGTTTCGCGTCGAGTGCGCGGCCTCGTTCTTGGCGCGGACCAGGTACTCGTGACTGCCGACGGCGCGATGCTCGATAAGCCCGGCGACCGGGCGGGCGCGGCGGCGCAGCTGCGGCGGTTGATGGGGGCCGAGCACCGGCTGATCGCGGCGGCGGTGATCGCCGAGGACGGCGTGGCAGTGTGGCGAGCGAGCGACACCGCGCGGCTGACGATGCGGTCGCTTTCGGATGCGTTCATATCGGACTATCTCGACCGCGAGGGCGACGCGGTGCTGGGGTGCGTCGGAACGTACCGGATCGAGGGGCTGGGGGCGCAATTGTTCACGAAGGTCAGCGGCGACCCGTTCGTCATCCAGGGGCTGCCGCTGCTGGCGGTGCTCGATTACCTACGAACGCGCGGCGAGTTGGCGGCGTGA
- a CDS encoding PTS sugar transporter subunit IIA, producing MIALGDLISPAVQFDLHAVNKRAVLLAMAAHAARLTGQDDGYVAEVILAREALGSTGFGAGTAIPHGRLDTLPRIVAVIAKLAAPVDFAALDGLPVDLVVLMLAPTGAGAEHLKALARVSRALRDRDFCAKLRGSASADALYALVTGDARSEAA from the coding sequence ATGATCGCCCTCGGCGACCTGATCTCGCCCGCGGTGCAGTTCGACCTGCACGCGGTCAACAAGCGCGCGGTGCTTCTGGCGATGGCGGCGCACGCGGCGCGGCTGACCGGCCAGGACGACGGGTATGTCGCCGAGGTGATTCTTGCCCGCGAGGCGCTCGGGTCGACTGGCTTTGGTGCGGGGACGGCGATCCCGCACGGCCGGCTCGACACCCTGCCGCGGATCGTCGCGGTGATCGCCAAGCTTGCCGCGCCGGTCGACTTTGCCGCGCTCGACGGGCTTCCGGTCGATCTCGTCGTGCTGATGCTCGCGCCGACCGGAGCGGGCGCCGAACATTTGAAGGCGCTCGCCCGCGTCAGCCGCGCGCTGCGTGACCGCGATTTCTGCGCCAAGCTGCGCGGCAGTGCGTCAGCCGATGCGCTGTACGCGCTCGTCACCGGCGACGCGCGGAGCGAGGCGGCGTGA